A window of Zingiber officinale cultivar Zhangliang chromosome 5A, Zo_v1.1, whole genome shotgun sequence contains these coding sequences:
- the LOC121982789 gene encoding uncharacterized protein LOC121982789, which translates to MALQLADHSCRYPMKIVEDVPVEVGGCIVPTNFIILDMEEDPTIPIILGRPFLATAGAIIDVKNHSLSLEMGKEKIEFDLSDSSICNPSSQGNSRKISIHKVEECNFHESSPPASNKKYICPARAKLKTQTGALTLGGGSSFHGFSPH; encoded by the coding sequence ATGGCATtgcaattagctgaccattcatgcagATACCCAATGAAAATAGTGGAAGATGTGCCAGTTGAAGTGGGTGGATGTATAGTTCCTAcaaatttcattatcttggatatggaggaagaccCCACGATACCGATCATCctaggaagaccattccttgccacggCTGGAGCCATCATCGATGTAAAAAACCACAGTCTATCCTTGGAGATGGGCAAAGAAAAGATCGAgtttgatttatctgattcctCCATCTGTAacccctcttctcagggaaattctCGCAAGATCAGCATACACAAAGTGGAGGAGTGCAATTTCCATGAGAGTTCCCCTCCAGCAAGCAACAAGAAATATATTTGTCCTGCTCGAGCGAAACTGAAGACGCaaactggagcattaaccctaggaggagggtCGTCCTTCCACGGGTTTAGTCCGCATTAA
- the LOC121982787 gene encoding uncharacterized protein LOC121982787 — protein MLEEALSEQKEMKIEIKQLTQRLENSEKHQKMQDSQIAQSISRTQGTFPGKPDLNLVEHCNRIELRSGRTMGGPQIITQKELDSEKEPSPLIPNQIQNRDGKEATKKVAETLQAAPQNQTIPFPQKLIESQKDEEFNRFLKKIKEICIEVPLIDALH, from the coding sequence atgcttgaggaagctCTCTCAGAACAAAAGGAGATGAAAATTGAGATCAAGCAATTGACTCAAAGGCTGGAAAATTCTGAGAAGCATCAAAAGATGCAGGACAGCCAGATAGCTCAATCCATCTCACGAACACAGGGGACCTTTCCAGGGAAGCCAGATTTAAATCTAGTAGAACATTGCAACCGCATTGAGCTGAGGAGCGGACGTACTATGGGAGGTCCTCAAAtcattactcagaaggagcttgaCTCAGAGAAGGAGCCCTCTCCCCTAATACCCAATCAGATTCAAAATAGGGATGGAAAAGAGGCTACTAAAAAGGTTGCAGAAACTCTTCAAGCTGCCCCACAGAATCAGACGATCCCTTTCCCTCAGAAGCTAATAGAATCCCAGAAAGACGAAGAGTTCAACCGTTTCCTGAAGAAGATCAAAGAAATATgcatagaagtaccactgatagatgcgCTGCACTAA